A single region of the Changchengzhania lutea genome encodes:
- a CDS encoding ATP-dependent Clp protease ATP-binding subunit encodes MDDNFSPRVKDVIAYSKEEALRLGHDFIGTEHLMLGLLRDGNGKAINILNALDIDLNHLRRKVEILSPANPNITVTSNQKKNLHLTRQAERALKTTFLEAKLFQSTSINTAHLLLCILRNENDPTTKLLNKLKVDYDNVKEQFKFMITNDSNYIEPKAESFQDDDSNPEDESTKDSIFSTPTGKSNKKSKTPVLDNFGRDLTALAEEGKLDPVVGREKEIQRVSQILSRRKKNNPLLIGEPGVGKSAIAEGLALRIIKRKVSRTLFNKRVVTLDLASLVAGTKYRGQFEERMKAVMNELEKNDDVILFIDEIHTIVGAGGATGSLDASNMFKPALARGEIQCIGATTLDEYRQYIEKDGALERRFQKVIVEPTTVEETIEILNNIKEKYEEHHNVDYTDAAIKACVTLTNRYMTERFLPDKAIDALDEAGSRVHITNIEVPKQILELEKELEDVKETKNSVVRKQKYEEAAKLRDDEKRIEKELSTAQEKWEEDTKQHRETVTEDNVADVVSMMTGIPVNRIAQTEINKLAELPNLIKGKVIGQDEAVAKVVKAIQRNRAGLKDPNKPIGSFIFLGQTGVGKTQLAKVLSRELFDSDDSLIRIDMSEYMEKFAISRLIGAPPGYVGYEEGGQLTEKVRRKPYAVILLDEIEKAHPDVFNMLLQVLDDGYLTDSLGRKIDFRNTIIIMTSNIGARKLKDFGSGIGFGTASQKAQEDANARSVIENALKKSFAPEFLNRIDDVIVFNPLEKEDINQIIDIELDKLLTRIKDLGYILKLSKSAKDYIADKGFDKQYGARPLKRAIQKYVEDALAEEIITSQVTEGDQINIDLDKKTQELNITIDKAEKPTES; translated from the coding sequence ATGGATGATAATTTTTCACCTAGAGTAAAGGATGTAATCGCTTATAGCAAAGAAGAAGCATTGCGTTTGGGCCATGATTTTATTGGTACCGAACATTTAATGCTTGGACTGTTACGCGATGGTAATGGTAAGGCGATAAATATATTAAATGCCCTTGATATTGATCTCAATCATTTAAGACGAAAAGTAGAAATATTAAGCCCTGCAAACCCAAATATAACCGTAACATCTAATCAGAAAAAGAATTTGCATCTCACTAGGCAAGCAGAGCGCGCGCTTAAAACAACTTTTTTGGAGGCGAAATTATTTCAGAGCACATCCATTAATACGGCACATTTATTACTGTGCATTCTAAGGAATGAGAACGACCCAACTACCAAGCTTTTAAATAAGCTAAAAGTAGATTATGACAATGTTAAAGAACAATTTAAATTTATGATTACAAACGATAGCAATTATATAGAACCAAAGGCTGAATCTTTTCAAGATGACGATTCCAATCCGGAGGACGAAAGCACTAAGGACAGTATTTTTAGTACGCCCACGGGCAAATCTAACAAAAAGTCCAAGACACCTGTTTTAGATAATTTTGGTCGTGATTTAACAGCTTTGGCAGAGGAAGGTAAACTTGATCCTGTGGTAGGACGAGAAAAAGAAATTCAGCGCGTATCACAAATTTTAAGTAGAAGAAAGAAAAACAATCCGCTTTTAATCGGGGAACCAGGTGTTGGTAAATCGGCGATTGCAGAAGGTTTAGCGCTTAGAATTATAAAACGTAAAGTATCGCGAACCCTATTTAACAAACGTGTAGTTACACTTGATTTAGCAAGTTTGGTTGCAGGAACAAAATACAGAGGTCAGTTTGAAGAACGCATGAAAGCCGTTATGAACGAACTGGAAAAGAATGACGATGTGATTCTTTTTATAGATGAGATTCATACCATTGTTGGTGCTGGCGGTGCCACTGGAAGTTTAGATGCCTCCAACATGTTTAAACCCGCATTGGCAAGAGGCGAAATTCAATGTATTGGTGCCACAACTTTAGACGAGTACAGACAATATATAGAAAAAGATGGTGCTTTAGAACGTCGTTTTCAGAAGGTGATAGTCGAACCAACTACTGTTGAAGAAACCATCGAAATTCTTAATAATATTAAAGAAAAATACGAAGAACATCACAATGTAGATTATACTGATGCAGCCATTAAGGCCTGTGTGACATTGACCAATAGATATATGACCGAGCGCTTCTTACCGGACAAAGCGATTGATGCTCTAGATGAAGCTGGGTCGCGTGTACATATTACCAATATTGAAGTGCCAAAACAAATTCTTGAATTAGAGAAAGAGTTAGAAGATGTCAAGGAAACTAAAAATTCGGTTGTAAGAAAACAAAAATACGAGGAGGCTGCCAAACTTAGAGATGACGAAAAACGCATTGAAAAAGAATTGTCTACCGCTCAAGAAAAATGGGAAGAAGATACCAAACAACACCGCGAAACGGTTACAGAAGATAATGTAGCAGATGTGGTGTCTATGATGACCGGAATTCCGGTAAATAGAATTGCGCAAACAGAGATTAATAAATTAGCCGAATTACCGAACCTTATTAAAGGCAAAGTTATTGGACAGGACGAAGCCGTAGCAAAAGTGGTTAAAGCCATTCAACGTAATCGTGCTGGTCTTAAAGATCCAAATAAACCCATTGGTTCATTTATATTTTTGGGACAAACTGGGGTTGGTAAAACACAGTTAGCGAAAGTGTTATCTCGTGAGCTGTTTGATAGTGATGATTCACTGATTAGAATTGACATGAGCGAATACATGGAAAAATTCGCTATTTCCAGATTAATTGGAGCACCTCCAGGATACGTTGGTTATGAAGAAGGCGGACAATTAACAGAGAAAGTAAGAAGAAAACCTTATGCCGTTATTCTTTTAGATGAAATTGAAAAAGCACATCCCGATGTATTTAATATGCTCCTTCAAGTTCTAGATGATGGCTACTTAACCGACAGTTTAGGAAGGAAAATTGATTTTAGAAACACCATCATTATTATGACTTCAAATATTGGAGCCCGTAAGTTGAAGGATTTTGGTTCAGGTATCGGTTTTGGCACAGCGTCGCAAAAGGCACAAGAAGATGCCAATGCCAGAAGCGTCATTGAAAATGCGCTTAAAAAATCGTTTGCTCCTGAATTTTTAAATAGAATTGATGATGTGATTGTGTTTAATCCTTTAGAGAAAGAAGATATAAATCAAATTATCGATATTGAATTGGATAAGTTACTGACTAGAATTAAAGACTTAGGTTATATTCTAAAATTAAGCAAGAGCGCTAAGGACTATATTGCCGATAAAGGTTTTGATAAACAGTACGGAGCAAGACCTCTTAAAAGAGCCATTCAGAAATATGTTGAAGATGCTCTGGCAGAAGAGATTATTACGTCTCAAGTAACTGAAGGCGATCAAATCAATATTGATTTAGATAAAAAAACCCAGGAATTAAATATCACTATTGATAAAGCTGAAAAGCCCACAGAATCCTAA
- the gyrA gene encoding DNA gyrase subunit A: MAEGEKLIPINIEDEMKSAYIDYSMSVIVSRALPDVRDGLKPVHRRVLYGMHELGVRANSAHKKSARIVGEVLGKYHPHGDTSVYDAMVRMAQEWSLRYMLVDGQGNFGSVDGDSPAAMRYTEARMQKISEDMLADIDKETVDHKLNFDDTLQEPTVLPTRIPGLLVNGASGIAVGMATNMPPHNLTEVVDGTIAYINNNDIDIDELIKHVKAPDFPTGGTIYGYDGVKEAFHTGRGRIVMRAKANIEEVAGRECVIVTEIPYQVNKADMIKKTADLVNDKKLEGISTIRDESDRNGMRIVYVLKRDAIPNIVLNKLFKYTALQSSFSVNNIALVNGRPQMLNLKELIHYFVEHRHEVVVRRTTYELRKAEERAHILEGLIIASDNIDEVIKIIRASSNADEARTNLIERFKLSEIQAKAIVEMRLRQLTGLEQDKLRSEYDEIMKTIIDLKDILDKKERRMDIIKGELEVVRDKYGDERRSVIEYAGGDLSIEDMIPDEKVVITISHAGYIKRTSLTEYKTQNRGGVGQKASTTRNEDFLEHLFVGTNHQYMLFFTQKGKCFWMRVYEIPEGSKTSKGRAIQNLINIEQDDTVKAFICTQDLKDEDYINSHYVIMATKKGQVKKTSLEQYSRPRTNGINAITIKEDDMLLEAKLTTGESQVMLALKSGKAIRFEEAKTRPMGRGASGVRGIKLANDKDEVIGMIAVDDMESNILVVSENGYGKRSSLEDYRITNRGGKGVKTISITEKTGNLVSIKNVTDDDDLMIINKSGIAIRMAVEDLRVMGRATQGVKLINLKGNDSIAAVAKVMHDEDEVVDENAEIIDGSDDGTTLDITEDDNNIDN; the protein is encoded by the coding sequence ATGGCAGAAGGAGAAAAATTGATCCCTATTAACATTGAAGATGAGATGAAATCGGCTTACATTGATTATTCAATGTCGGTCATTGTGTCACGTGCTTTACCAGATGTAAGAGATGGTTTAAAACCAGTACACAGACGTGTGCTTTATGGCATGCATGAGTTGGGTGTTAGAGCAAATTCAGCACACAAAAAATCGGCAAGAATAGTTGGAGAAGTTTTAGGGAAGTATCACCCTCATGGTGATACTTCGGTTTATGACGCTATGGTGCGTATGGCTCAAGAATGGAGCTTGCGGTATATGTTGGTAGATGGCCAAGGAAACTTTGGTTCGGTTGATGGAGATAGTCCTGCGGCTATGCGTTATACAGAAGCGCGTATGCAAAAAATATCGGAAGATATGCTTGCAGATATTGATAAAGAAACGGTCGATCATAAATTAAATTTTGATGATACACTGCAAGAACCAACAGTGTTGCCAACACGAATTCCCGGACTTTTAGTTAATGGCGCCTCAGGTATTGCTGTAGGTATGGCCACCAATATGCCGCCACATAATTTAACGGAAGTGGTTGATGGAACTATAGCCTATATTAATAATAACGATATCGATATTGATGAATTAATCAAACACGTTAAAGCTCCAGATTTCCCTACAGGTGGAACCATTTATGGTTACGACGGTGTTAAAGAAGCTTTTCATACAGGTCGTGGCCGTATCGTTATGCGTGCTAAGGCGAATATTGAAGAGGTAGCAGGTCGGGAATGTGTCATTGTTACAGAGATTCCTTATCAGGTTAATAAAGCAGACATGATTAAGAAAACTGCTGACTTGGTTAATGATAAAAAGCTAGAAGGCATTTCTACAATTCGTGATGAATCCGATAGAAATGGAATGCGAATTGTATATGTTCTAAAACGTGATGCAATACCAAACATTGTATTAAATAAATTATTTAAGTACACAGCGTTACAGTCCTCATTTAGTGTAAATAACATTGCATTAGTTAATGGGCGTCCTCAAATGTTGAATCTAAAGGAATTGATTCATTATTTTGTAGAGCACAGACATGAAGTTGTAGTAAGACGTACGACATACGAACTGCGAAAAGCGGAGGAACGCGCTCATATTTTAGAAGGATTAATTATTGCTTCAGATAATATAGACGAGGTTATTAAAATAATTAGAGCGTCTTCAAATGCCGATGAAGCTCGAACTAATTTAATTGAACGTTTTAAATTATCCGAGATTCAAGCCAAGGCCATAGTTGAGATGCGTTTGCGTCAATTAACCGGTTTAGAGCAAGATAAATTACGTTCTGAGTATGACGAGATCATGAAAACGATTATCGATCTTAAGGATATTCTTGACAAAAAAGAACGTCGAATGGATATCATAAAAGGCGAATTAGAAGTTGTAAGAGATAAGTATGGAGATGAGCGCCGTTCAGTCATTGAATACGCAGGTGGAGATTTGAGTATTGAAGATATGATTCCTGATGAAAAAGTGGTGATTACCATTTCTCACGCGGGTTATATTAAACGTACATCACTTACAGAATACAAAACGCAAAATAGAGGTGGCGTTGGCCAAAAAGCTTCAACAACACGTAATGAAGATTTCTTAGAGCATCTATTTGTGGGTACCAATCACCAATACATGTTATTCTTTACCCAAAAAGGTAAATGTTTCTGGATGCGGGTTTATGAGATTCCGGAAGGTAGTAAAACCTCAAAAGGAAGAGCGATTCAGAATTTAATCAATATTGAACAGGATGACACCGTTAAAGCATTTATATGCACACAAGATTTAAAGGACGAAGACTATATTAACAGTCATTATGTCATAATGGCTACCAAAAAAGGTCAGGTCAAAAAAACCTCTTTAGAGCAATATTCGCGACCTAGAACTAATGGAATAAATGCCATTACCATTAAGGAAGATGACATGCTTTTAGAAGCTAAATTAACCACGGGAGAAAGCCAAGTTATGTTGGCACTTAAATCTGGTAAAGCCATTCGTTTTGAAGAAGCTAAAACCAGACCAATGGGTCGTGGTGCTTCTGGCGTACGAGGTATTAAATTGGCAAACGACAAAGACGAAGTCATTGGTATGATTGCCGTTGACGATATGGAAAGCAATATTCTTGTGGTCTCTGAAAATGGTTATGGAAAACGCTCTAGTTTAGAGGATTATAGAATTACCAATCGTGGCGGGAAAGGTGTGAAAACAATTTCAATTACAGAAAAAACGGGTAACTTAGTATCCATTAAAAATGTGACGGATGATGATGATTTAATGATTATCAATAAATCTGGAATAGCGATACGCATGGCTGTTGAAGATTTAAGGGTTATGGGTAGAGCCACGCAAGGCGTTAAATTAATTAACCTAAAAGGAAATGATTCTATCGCTGCCGTTGCCAAGGTAATGCATGATGAAGACGAGGTTGTAGATGAAAATGCCGAAATCATTGATGGTTCAGATGATGGCACAACTCTTGATATAACAGAAGACGATAACAATATAGACAATTAA
- a CDS encoding tetratricopeptide repeat protein, with translation MKKQLIIAVALSISAFSFAQKKELKTAEKAIKSSNYSEAKASLNQAEAMMGSMDDKLKSKFYYLKAQALYANGAGSNDEVDMALEMLDKAKGEYSSEVAELKRTMVGNFLTKGNASYESKDFSVASKYFERAYRAKESDTLFLYYAASTAVSVQEYDRALKLYEELKDLGYTGIEMQYFATNVETQEEESFNDKNMRDLSVKAKSHIKPVERMSDSYKPEIVKNIALIYVSQGDNEKALTAMKDARAESPDDVNLILSEANVHYKMGNKEEFKSLLEMATEKDPMNPELQYNLGVIASESEQLEESMAYYKKAIELDPDYVNAYINISALILGKEQPMIEEMNNLGSSAADNKRYDELKDARQDLYKEAVPYLTKALEIDANNFSAATTLMNIYSILGETDKYKAMKVRVDALKGEE, from the coding sequence ATGAAAAAACAATTAATTATAGCTGTAGCACTTTCTATAAGTGCATTTTCATTCGCGCAAAAAAAAGAATTAAAGACAGCCGAAAAAGCAATCAAATCGAGTAACTATTCTGAAGCAAAAGCATCCTTAAATCAAGCGGAAGCTATGATGGGTTCTATGGATGATAAATTAAAATCTAAATTCTATTATTTAAAAGCACAGGCATTGTATGCTAACGGCGCTGGTAGTAATGACGAGGTTGACATGGCTTTGGAAATGCTGGATAAAGCGAAGGGCGAATATAGCTCTGAGGTTGCAGAGTTGAAAAGAACCATGGTTGGGAATTTTCTAACTAAAGGAAATGCATCATATGAAAGTAAAGATTTCTCTGTGGCTTCAAAATATTTTGAAAGAGCGTACAGAGCAAAAGAGTCAGATACTTTATTTTTATACTATGCTGCTTCTACAGCGGTAAGTGTTCAAGAGTATGATAGAGCGTTAAAACTATACGAAGAATTGAAAGACTTGGGTTATACCGGTATTGAAATGCAATATTTTGCAACAAATGTTGAAACTCAAGAAGAAGAATCGTTTAATGATAAGAATATGAGAGATCTTTCAGTAAAAGCAAAATCTCACATTAAACCTGTGGAGCGTATGTCCGATTCTTATAAGCCTGAGATAGTGAAAAATATCGCGCTTATATATGTTTCTCAAGGTGATAACGAGAAAGCATTAACAGCAATGAAAGATGCTCGTGCAGAAAGTCCAGATGATGTTAATTTGATTCTTTCTGAGGCAAATGTTCATTATAAAATGGGTAATAAGGAAGAGTTTAAGTCGCTTCTGGAAATGGCCACTGAAAAAGATCCAATGAATCCAGAATTACAATATAATTTGGGTGTAATAGCTTCTGAATCTGAGCAATTGGAAGAATCAATGGCGTATTACAAAAAAGCCATAGAATTGGATCCTGACTATGTTAATGCTTACATAAACATATCGGCACTCATTTTAGGTAAAGAGCAACCAATGATTGAAGAAATGAATAATTTAGGGAGTTCTGCAGCAGATAATAAACGCTATGATGAATTGAAAGATGCACGTCAAGATTTATATAAAGAAGCCGTACCATATTTAACTAAAGCTTTAGAAATAGATGCTAATAATTTTAGTGCAGCTACGACATTGATGAATATTTATAGTATTCTTGGTGAAACAGATAAGTATAAAGCCATGAAGGTTAGGGTAGATGCCCTAAAGGGAGAGGAGTAA
- a CDS encoding C40 family peptidase, translated as MQYGVCNLSIIPLRSEATDVSELVSQVLYGEIFKVIEQRKQWSKIRLEFDAYEGWIDIKQYLEISKEDYTHIKHQDLKLSTDLVEFIQAKNNALYPIVLGSSLNCLSILGHSFDGDFTKTLNSKSNIINTAFLYLNVPYLWGGKTPFGIDCSGFTQMVYKLNGFRIMRDASQQATQGEALSFIEESEPGDLAFFDNSEGVIVHVGIIMDNNYIIHAHGKVRIDMLDHSGIYNVDTKMHTHKLRVIKKIV; from the coding sequence ATGCAATACGGCGTTTGTAATTTAAGTATTATTCCTTTAAGAAGTGAAGCCACCGATGTTAGCGAATTGGTATCGCAAGTGCTTTATGGTGAAATTTTTAAGGTTATTGAACAGCGTAAGCAGTGGAGTAAAATTAGATTAGAGTTCGACGCCTATGAAGGTTGGATTGATATTAAACAGTATTTAGAAATTTCTAAAGAAGACTATACGCATATAAAGCATCAAGATTTAAAATTGTCAACAGATCTGGTGGAATTCATCCAAGCAAAAAACAATGCACTTTATCCTATTGTTCTGGGATCCTCTCTAAACTGCCTGTCTATTCTTGGGCATTCTTTTGATGGTGATTTTACAAAGACTTTAAATTCTAAAAGCAATATTATTAATACCGCTTTTTTATACTTAAATGTCCCTTATTTATGGGGAGGAAAAACACCTTTTGGGATCGATTGTTCCGGTTTTACCCAAATGGTTTATAAATTGAATGGATTCAGAATTATGCGAGATGCTTCTCAACAGGCTACCCAAGGTGAAGCGCTTAGTTTTATTGAAGAAAGTGAACCTGGAGATTTAGCCTTTTTTGATAATAGTGAGGGTGTTATCGTTCACGTTGGCATTATCATGGACAACAACTATATTATTCATGCCCATGGTAAGGTTAGAATAGATATGTTAGACCATTCTGGAATATATAACGTGGACACTAAAATGCACACCCATAAGCTACGGGTTATTAAAAAGATAGTATAA
- a CDS encoding acetyl-CoA C-acyltransferase: MNKEVVIVSAARTPIGSFMGALSTVTAPQLGSIAIKGALNKINLKPELVEEVIMGNVVQAGTGQAPARQAAIYAGIPNTVPCTTINKVCASGMKAVMQAAQAIALGDANIIVAGGMENMSLIPHYLYARTGTKFGPTSLIDGMQKDGLVDAYDQNAMGVCADACATKYEFSRKDQDNYAIQSYKRSAEAWGAGKFDNEIVSVEVPQRRGEPIVVSKDEEFTNVKMEKIPQLRPAFSKDGTVTAANASTINDGAGAMVLMSKQTCDELGLTALATIKSYADAAHEPEWFTTAPAKALPKALDKAGLTLDEVDFFEFNEAFAVVGLANMKILGLDDKNVNLNGGAVSLGHPLGCSGVRILITLLNVLEQNNARIGAAAICNGGGGASAMVIERN, from the coding sequence ATGAATAAAGAAGTCGTTATTGTATCTGCAGCTAGAACGCCCATTGGCAGTTTTATGGGTGCTTTATCTACAGTTACCGCCCCACAACTTGGTTCTATTGCCATTAAGGGCGCTCTAAATAAGATTAATTTAAAACCTGAATTAGTTGAAGAAGTCATAATGGGTAATGTCGTGCAAGCAGGAACGGGACAAGCTCCAGCAAGACAGGCAGCCATATATGCAGGAATTCCTAATACGGTGCCTTGTACAACAATTAACAAGGTGTGTGCTTCTGGTATGAAAGCGGTAATGCAGGCGGCGCAAGCTATTGCACTTGGTGATGCCAACATTATTGTGGCTGGTGGTATGGAAAATATGAGCCTTATTCCGCATTATTTATATGCAAGAACTGGTACTAAATTTGGACCAACCTCACTTATTGACGGGATGCAAAAAGATGGCTTGGTTGATGCTTATGATCAAAATGCCATGGGCGTATGTGCAGATGCCTGTGCGACCAAATATGAGTTTTCAAGGAAAGATCAAGATAATTATGCAATACAGTCGTACAAGCGATCTGCTGAAGCTTGGGGAGCTGGAAAATTTGATAATGAAATAGTTTCTGTTGAAGTTCCTCAAAGGCGAGGAGAACCTATTGTAGTTAGTAAAGATGAGGAATTCACCAATGTTAAAATGGAGAAAATCCCTCAGTTACGTCCGGCATTTTCAAAAGACGGAACCGTGACTGCCGCCAATGCATCAACCATAAATGACGGTGCAGGCGCTATGGTATTAATGAGTAAACAGACCTGTGATGAATTAGGTTTAACAGCGTTAGCAACCATTAAAAGCTATGCTGATGCTGCACATGAACCAGAATGGTTTACTACTGCTCCAGCAAAAGCACTACCAAAAGCTTTAGACAAAGCAGGTTTGACATTAGACGAAGTTGATTTCTTCGAGTTTAACGAAGCATTCGCTGTTGTTGGTTTGGCAAATATGAAAATTTTAGGCCTTGATGACAAGAACGTTAATCTCAATGGAGGTGCCGTATCACTTGGTCATCCACTAGGATGTTCTGGTGTTCGGATTTTGATTACGTTGCTTAATGTTTTAGAGCAAAATAATGCACGCATTGGCGCTGCGGCTATTTGCAATGGCGGTGGTGGTGCCTCTGCAATGGTTATTGAAAGAAATTAA
- a CDS encoding HD family phosphohydrolase has protein sequence MRDLVNNLYRNHSLIYKALLFIFTTVLIVYLFPKSGKFKYNFEKGKPWQSENLYAPFDFAIKKSDEELKKERQAISDNSLLYFNIDASIAGKVKERYEEKFENAISDTISNGHYRLLLRHGEKIIDDLYEYGVLDENYEFSKERRVAILEDRVEKEEALYFNLVKQGDVKSIIESVLVENDLMDYSTDMTALFFDIIEPNLTFDKAITDSFLKEELDKISYARGNIEKETLVVAKGEVVDAEKFLVLKSLQSEFETQVWNETSYYWVVVAYTILVALALLMLLLFLRKYRLTVFENNTKVTFIFFNIFLMIFITTLVINYNAKYIYVVPICILPLIFKAFFDARLGLFAHVITVLLLGFIVPNSYEYMFLQIIAGIVTILTVSELYKRANLFISVGQITLIYIIAYFAFFVIHEGTIETLEWETFIWFILCGLATLFVQPLIYAYEKIFGLVSDVSLLELSDTNTKLLKELSNKAPGTFHHSLNVANLAEASANEIGANAMLIRVGALYHDIGKMVNPTYFTENQSTGINPHDELSSKESAKIIIEHVIDGIEIAKKNNLPDRVIDFIRTHHGTSLVYYFYQQEKKDFNEVDKDDFTYPGPKPFSKETAILMMCDSVEAASKSLKEPTSTKIDAFVENIIDKQIEEGQFLNADITFREIQSIKKVLKLKLANIYHLRIEYPE, from the coding sequence ATGAGAGACCTTGTAAACAATTTATATCGAAATCACTCCTTAATATACAAGGCATTACTTTTCATCTTTACCACCGTACTTATTGTTTATCTATTTCCGAAAAGTGGCAAGTTTAAATATAATTTTGAAAAAGGGAAACCGTGGCAATCGGAAAACCTATATGCGCCTTTCGACTTTGCTATTAAAAAATCTGATGAAGAACTAAAGAAAGAAAGACAAGCTATTTCTGATAACTCCTTATTATACTTTAATATAGACGCATCCATTGCTGGAAAAGTTAAAGAGCGCTATGAGGAGAAATTTGAAAATGCCATTTCAGATACTATTTCTAACGGTCATTACAGATTACTATTGAGGCATGGAGAAAAAATAATCGACGATTTATATGAATATGGAGTTTTAGATGAAAATTATGAATTCTCTAAAGAACGCCGTGTGGCTATTCTTGAAGATCGTGTTGAAAAAGAAGAGGCCTTGTATTTTAATTTAGTAAAGCAGGGTGATGTCAAGTCTATAATAGAAAGTGTTTTGGTTGAAAATGATTTAATGGACTATAGTACAGATATGACCGCTCTATTTTTTGATATCATTGAGCCTAATTTAACTTTCGACAAGGCTATAACTGATAGTTTTTTAAAAGAGGAGCTTGATAAAATTTCATATGCCAGAGGGAATATTGAAAAGGAAACTTTAGTTGTTGCTAAGGGAGAAGTTGTTGATGCAGAAAAATTCTTAGTATTAAAATCCCTTCAATCTGAATTTGAAACACAAGTTTGGAATGAAACCAGCTATTATTGGGTAGTTGTGGCTTACACAATTTTAGTGGCATTGGCATTACTCATGCTACTGCTGTTTTTAAGGAAATATAGATTAACTGTGTTTGAAAATAATACGAAAGTCACATTTATATTTTTCAATATATTCTTGATGATCTTCATTACTACGCTGGTCATTAATTACAATGCTAAATACATTTATGTAGTACCTATATGCATCCTGCCTTTGATATTTAAAGCATTTTTCGATGCTAGATTAGGGCTCTTTGCACATGTAATAACCGTATTGCTGTTAGGGTTTATTGTGCCAAATAGCTATGAATACATGTTTCTACAAATTATAGCCGGAATAGTAACCATATTGACAGTTTCAGAACTTTACAAACGAGCCAATCTTTTTATTTCAGTTGGTCAAATCACTTTGATCTATATAATAGCATATTTTGCATTTTTCGTCATTCATGAAGGAACAATAGAAACATTGGAATGGGAGACATTTATTTGGTTTATTCTCTGCGGACTTGCGACATTATTTGTTCAGCCTTTAATATATGCTTATGAAAAAATTTTCGGATTAGTTTCTGATGTCTCTTTATTGGAATTGTCAGACACCAATACTAAACTTCTTAAAGAACTATCTAATAAAGCTCCCGGAACATTTCATCATTCACTCAATGTGGCTAATCTTGCTGAAGCTTCAGCAAATGAAATAGGAGCAAACGCTATGTTGATTAGGGTAGGAGCGCTTTATCATGATATTGGAAAAATGGTAAACCCTACTTATTTTACCGAAAATCAGTCCACAGGGATTAACCCTCATGATGAATTATCGTCAAAGGAAAGTGCAAAAATAATTATTGAGCACGTCATTGATGGTATTGAGATTGCTAAAAAGAATAACTTACCAGATAGAGTGATTGATTTTATAAGAACCCATCATGGTACTAGTCTGGTCTATTATTTTTATCAACAAGAGAAAAAGGATTTTAATGAAGTAGATAAAGATGATTTTACCTATCCTGGACCAAAACCTTTTAGTAAAGAAACTGCTATTTTAATGATGTGTGATAGTGTAGAAGCGGCTTCTAAAAGTTTGAAAGAACCTACGTCAACTAAGATTGATGCTTTTGTTGAAAATATTATTGATAAGCAAATAGAAGAGGGGCAATTTTTAAATGCCGACATAACCTTTAGAGAGATACAATCCATTAAAAAAGTACTAAAGCTCAAGCTTGCAAATATTTACCACCTGCGCATCGAATATCCTGAATAA